From the Xenorhabdus ishibashii genome, one window contains:
- a CDS encoding replication endonuclease, giving the protein MSLVEKAEQYSSKFQPEMPQIATLAERIMWEVNPDDYTWCHQYFGHLPDSLAIYFVNRYANIFKQSGRDGRRRANTFLRQFSQNVLPRFNLVSEQYQFQSQFVGAAPFPFIEQLDRLSTFGRQEIKLLAHGVARYMTDSYEHLVNNSVTPDNEQDARKRLIHIYTRLAKLTQQIGTIAPYSQQFAKGRISPTEDQLCASLLRMMSDQWWYARLKRMRDIRAEHMAIAVGQVQKAASSYVSRKTLQEWTEQKRRNWEFLQEFELENEEGERVSLSDKVLGSIANPAVRRCELMVRQRGFEDLANEMGCVGDFYTITAPSKYHSAHSGGGFVKNWNGASPRDTQKYLCGVWAKIRAAYSRAGISVFGFRVVEPHHDGTPHWHLLLFMLPEHVEQMRDIVRKYAMQEDAHELNSEAARKARFWVKRIDPEKGSATGYIAKYISKNIDGYALDGEIDNETGGNLKDMARSVSAWASRWRIRQFQQIGGAPVSVWRELRRLKGDKQILPDEDMDNVRFAADIGNWSAYTECQGGPLVARKNLTVRLAYEITKQGNAYGEDVQRISGIYSPCLGESSSFVTRTVKWKIVPKSQPLAADKGLDLDFSSSWSSVNNCTVARSTVNKGTQDSDLCLEEFQRSWYQMDERQKIERVYESAKSQGLEMSDNLAQGLLRGNSMMVDGQYYRLSMFGHLNRTKPPQTERTKLLLNRLSKISCIDMNINEIICNPKGVYQGILKENSGNIKQIT; this is encoded by the coding sequence ATGAGTCTTGTAGAAAAAGCAGAACAATATAGCAGTAAATTTCAGCCAGAGATGCCACAAATCGCAACTCTGGCTGAACGCATTATGTGGGAAGTAAACCCTGATGATTACACATGGTGTCACCAGTATTTTGGACACCTGCCGGATTCGTTGGCGATTTACTTCGTCAATCGTTATGCCAACATCTTCAAACAGTCAGGCCGCGACGGTCGTCGCCGTGCTAATACATTTTTGCGTCAGTTTAGCCAGAATGTATTACCACGGTTCAATCTGGTCAGTGAACAATATCAGTTTCAAAGTCAGTTCGTGGGTGCTGCACCTTTTCCTTTCATTGAGCAACTTGACCGCCTTTCCACATTCGGACGTCAAGAGATCAAATTACTGGCGCACGGTGTGGCGCGGTATATGACCGACAGTTACGAACATCTGGTGAATAACTCAGTCACCCCGGACAATGAACAAGACGCCCGCAAAAGGTTAATTCACATCTATACCCGGTTGGCAAAATTAACTCAGCAAATTGGGACTATCGCACCTTATTCACAACAGTTTGCCAAAGGTCGGATTTCACCGACAGAAGATCAATTGTGTGCAAGTTTGCTGCGCATGATGTCGGATCAATGGTGGTATGCCCGTTTAAAGCGTATGCGTGATATTCGTGCTGAACATATGGCCATTGCCGTGGGTCAGGTACAAAAGGCCGCTTCATCCTATGTTTCACGTAAGACATTACAAGAATGGACAGAACAGAAGCGCCGCAATTGGGAATTCCTGCAAGAGTTTGAGTTAGAAAACGAAGAAGGTGAGCGGGTTTCATTAAGCGATAAGGTCTTGGGCAGTATTGCTAACCCTGCCGTTCGCCGCTGTGAACTGATGGTTCGTCAACGTGGTTTTGAGGATTTAGCCAATGAAATGGGGTGTGTCGGTGATTTTTATACTATCACTGCACCGTCTAAATACCATTCGGCACACAGTGGCGGCGGTTTTGTGAAGAACTGGAACGGCGCAAGCCCGCGTGATACGCAAAAATATCTGTGCGGCGTCTGGGCAAAAATCCGTGCCGCGTATTCCCGTGCGGGGATCAGCGTCTTCGGTTTCAGGGTCGTTGAGCCTCATCACGATGGTACACCGCATTGGCACTTGTTGTTATTTATGCTTCCTGAGCATGTCGAACAGATGCGCGACATTGTACGGAAATATGCGATGCAGGAGGACGCTCACGAATTAAACAGTGAAGCGGCGCGCAAAGCCCGTTTTTGGGTGAAGCGGATTGATCCAGAAAAGGGCAGTGCAACGGGCTACATTGCTAAATACATTTCAAAGAATATCGATGGCTATGCGCTGGATGGCGAAATAGATAACGAAACAGGTGGAAACCTCAAGGATATGGCACGTTCAGTTTCTGCATGGGCGAGCCGCTGGCGCATTCGCCAGTTCCAGCAGATTGGTGGTGCTCCGGTGTCTGTCTGGCGTGAACTGCGTCGCCTAAAGGGTGACAAACAGATTTTGCCGGATGAAGATATGGATAACGTCCGCTTTGCGGCTGATATTGGTAACTGGTCAGCCTATACCGAATGTCAGGGTGGGCCACTTGTTGCCCGTAAAAATCTTACTGTGCGCCTTGCTTATGAAATCACAAAGCAAGGTAATGCCTATGGTGAAGATGTTCAGCGTATTTCTGGTATTTACTCGCCCTGTCTGGGCGAGTCCTCTTCTTTTGTTACCCGTACAGTGAAATGGAAGATTGTGCCGAAATCCCAGCCGCTAGCTGCGGACAAGGGTCTTGACCTTGATTTTTCTTCCTCTTGGAGTTCTGTCAATAACTGTACGGTGGCACGAAGTACGGTTAACAAAGGAACTCAAGACAGTGATCTGTGTTTGGAGGAATTCCAGAGAAGCTGGTATCAGATGGATGAGCGCCAAAAAATAGAACGTGTTTATGAATCAGCCAAATCACAGGGTTTAGAGATGAGTGACAATCTGGCGCAGGGATTATTACGGGGTAATAGCATGATGGTCGACGGCCAATACTATCGGCTATCTATGTTTGGTCATCTGAACAGAACGAAACCGCCACAGACGGAAAGAACAAAATTGCTACTAAATAGATTAAGTAAAATTTCATGTATCGATA
- a CDS encoding phage repressor protein CI — MSKFNFQPNENNTEVLDRIMEAYGFSSKMMLADHFEMAASSLSGRYRRPGFPADMVVRCMAETGVCLEWLVTGQGKKFDDETLDILKLSNHKLVDGQLYQSGYVMFDKVLFSAGVQFPKDPISVLDNKVHYIIDRKFADVYDGQWLVDIEGKVSFRELTRIPVKRVRVSGVGMAFDCNLDDINILGRVIGKCSIDG, encoded by the coding sequence ATGAGCAAATTTAACTTTCAACCGAATGAAAATAATACTGAAGTACTAGACAGGATTATGGAAGCCTATGGTTTTTCATCAAAAATGATGTTAGCTGACCACTTTGAAATGGCTGCTAGTAGTTTGTCTGGTAGATATAGAAGACCGGGCTTTCCTGCTGATATGGTTGTTCGCTGTATGGCTGAAACAGGCGTTTGCTTAGAGTGGTTAGTTACTGGTCAAGGTAAAAAATTTGATGATGAAACGTTAGATATATTGAAATTAAGCAATCATAAATTAGTTGATGGACAACTCTATCAGTCTGGTTATGTGATGTTTGATAAAGTCCTTTTCAGCGCAGGTGTTCAATTTCCCAAAGACCCTATCAGCGTACTTGATAACAAAGTTCACTATATTATTGATCGCAAATTTGCTGATGTTTACGATGGTCAATGGCTTGTCGATATTGAAGGAAAAGTTAGCTTTCGCGAACTAACCCGAATCCCTGTTAAACGAGTAAGGGTTTCTGGTGTGGGCATGGCTTTTGATTGCAATTTGGATGATATCAATATCCTTGGCCGTGTTATTGGTAAATGCTCTATCGACGGGTAA
- a CDS encoding IS982 family transposase, whose amino-acid sequence MSQQDFIIWVFCWVDDNLTALQQGTRLRSRGIPPKLSDAEVIAMEVIGEFLGFSTDKGIWTYFCTHWRAWFPGLGSRANFAKQASNLWVVKQKLQEKLARLLGAFDKPVHIIDGFPLSVCGFKRAKGSANFKGQADYGYCAAKNETYYGFKGHLMIDETGVVTGFTLTPANVSEREATWDVIGPIKGYLLGDKGYLGTEFKQEMKKEGIEMITPVRANMDDPVPRETRKRINARRRLIETVIGQLAGQFAIEKCWARDLWHLSNRIARKLLSHTLGIFANFKQGKNQRDWLQQAKVIGC is encoded by the coding sequence ATGTCACAGCAAGATTTTATCATTTGGGTGTTTTGTTGGGTAGACGATAATTTAACAGCGTTACAGCAAGGCACACGATTGAGGAGCCGGGGGATCCCACCTAAGTTGAGTGATGCGGAAGTCATCGCGATGGAAGTGATTGGTGAATTCTTAGGATTTTCAACAGATAAAGGCATTTGGACGTATTTTTGTACCCACTGGCGCGCATGGTTTCCGGGGTTAGGTTCACGCGCTAACTTTGCCAAACAAGCCTCTAATCTTTGGGTTGTCAAACAAAAACTGCAAGAAAAGCTGGCGAGATTATTGGGCGCGTTCGACAAGCCGGTACATATTATCGACGGATTTCCGCTGTCCGTCTGTGGATTCAAAAGAGCAAAAGGCAGTGCCAACTTTAAAGGACAAGCCGATTATGGGTACTGCGCCGCCAAAAACGAAACTTACTACGGCTTTAAAGGGCATCTTATGATAGATGAAACCGGCGTGGTAACGGGGTTTACGCTGACACCCGCCAATGTCAGTGAGCGTGAAGCAACCTGGGATGTAATCGGCCCGATAAAAGGCTATTTGCTGGGTGATAAAGGGTATTTAGGTACTGAATTTAAACAAGAAATGAAAAAAGAAGGCATTGAAATGATAACCCCGGTGCGTGCCAATATGGATGACCCTGTCCCCAGAGAGACGAGAAAGCGCATTAATGCCAGGCGACGTTTAATTGAAACCGTCATTGGCCAACTCGCCGGGCAATTTGCTATCGAAAAGTGCTGGGCACGGGACTTGTGGCACTTGAGTAATCGAATAGCCAGAAAACTGCTTTCTCACACGTTGGGTATTTTTGCCAATTTTAAACAAGGAAAAAATCAACGCGACTGGCTCCAACAAGCCAAGGTTATAGGGTGTTAA
- a CDS encoding HK97 family phage prohead protease, whose protein sequence is MKNDFEIRTASLSASDKKLTGYVIKWNSRSQVLWDEFVEQFAPNAFSASLTANTDVRALYEHDHMNLLGRTTSGTLQLAEDATGLRFELTPPDTQLGRDVLALVERGDISGMSFGFRAIKDQWDVGQEPYLRTVLEAELREITVTSLPAYPESGVEIAKRSLNRVKPNNVDLRHYWLQLSEV, encoded by the coding sequence ATGAAAAATGATTTTGAAATCCGCACTGCTTCACTGTCTGCCAGTGATAAGAAACTGACCGGTTATGTGATTAAGTGGAACAGCCGATCACAAGTCTTATGGGATGAGTTTGTCGAGCAGTTCGCCCCAAATGCGTTTAGTGCCAGCTTGACGGCAAATACTGATGTTCGAGCATTGTATGAACATGATCACATGAACCTGTTAGGCCGTACTACGTCTGGTACATTGCAGCTTGCCGAAGATGCCACCGGATTACGCTTTGAGTTAACCCCGCCGGATACCCAATTAGGGCGTGATGTACTGGCACTGGTTGAACGGGGTGATATTTCCGGTATGTCCTTTGGTTTTCGTGCCATTAAAGATCAGTGGGATGTGGGACAAGAGCCGTATCTGAGAACCGTTTTAGAAGCGGAACTACGGGAAATCACTGTCACCAGTTTACCCGCCTATCCTGAAAGTGGTGTTGAGATTGCCAAACGTTCGCTGAATAGGGTTAAGCCTAACAATGTGGATTTGCGCCATTACTGGCTACAACTGTCTGAGGTGTGA
- a CDS encoding helix-turn-helix domain-containing protein, which yields MFNVKKDWHQADIIAALRKRGTTLAAVSRESGLSSSTLANTLSRPWPKGEWIIANYLEIHPSEIWPSRYFDSYGRLIERHARNKPLE from the coding sequence ATGTTCAATGTTAAAAAAGACTGGCATCAAGCCGATATTATTGCTGCATTACGTAAGCGTGGAACAACCTTAGCGGCTGTTTCTCGTGAATCTGGACTCAGTTCATCTACACTAGCAAATACTCTCAGTCGGCCTTGGCCTAAAGGCGAATGGATTATTGCTAACTATCTCGAAATACACCCCTCAGAAATCTGGCCGAGTCGCTATTTTGATTCGTATGGTCGATTAATTGAGCGTCACGCTCGCAATAAGCCACTGGAATAA
- a CDS encoding IS110 family transposase — MSEHIETLETAINEQFRQDALCKKIAAIPGVGVLTATAIVSAVGDGKGFKNGRQLAAWLGLVPLQHSSGGKNVLGRISKRGDSYIRTLLIHGARSVILARRHKLLPGSWLSRLLARRNKNVAAVALANKNARMLWVLLTTDKEFSPEQTVGAVYM, encoded by the coding sequence TTGAGTGAACACATTGAAACTCTGGAAACTGCAATCAATGAACAATTCAGACAGGATGCGTTGTGTAAAAAAATAGCCGCAATCCCGGGTGTCGGAGTCCTTACCGCAACCGCGATTGTCAGTGCTGTCGGAGATGGTAAGGGCTTCAAAAATGGCCGTCAGCTTGCCGCCTGGCTTGGGTTGGTTCCGTTACAGCATTCCAGCGGAGGTAAAAATGTTCTGGGCAGGATAAGTAAACGGGGTGACTCTTATATCCGGACTCTTTTAATTCACGGAGCCCGTTCTGTCATACTCGCACGGAGACACAAACTCTTGCCCGGAAGCTGGCTGAGCAGGCTTCTCGCCCGACGAAATAAAAATGTGGCTGCCGTGGCACTGGCCAACAAAAATGCCAGAATGCTCTGGGTGTTACTGACAACAGATAAAGAGTTTTCACCTGAACAAACTGTGGGTGCGGTCTATATGTAA
- a CDS encoding IS630 transposase-related protein — MGYSLDFRKRVLAYKDKHSLTFEQTSAHFEVSMRTLFRWCNQIEPCMTRNKPATKIPDAVLMADVQHFPDDYQWERAKRLGVSQSAIHYALKRLRITHKKNVKTPSR; from the coding sequence ATGGGCTACAGCTTAGATTTTCGAAAGAGAGTATTGGCATACAAAGACAAGCATTCGTTGACTTTTGAACAAACGAGTGCCCATTTTGAAGTCTCCATGCGCACCTTGTTCCGGTGGTGCAATCAGATAGAACCTTGCATGACCCGCAATAAACCTGCCACGAAAATCCCTGATGCAGTGCTCATGGCGGATGTCCAACACTTTCCCGATGACTATCAATGGGAAAGAGCAAAACGTTTAGGTGTCTCACAATCGGCTATTCATTATGCCTTGAAACGGCTTCGGATCACCCATAAAAAAAACGTTAAAACACCCTCGCGCTGA
- a CDS encoding regulator, producing MRPKITISIPEPYLPLDEYCRRTGTKLGTARRLIEYGKLPIKPKGDQKKGLVEVNMAALTIQALSGYEVSLEP from the coding sequence ATGCGTCCAAAAATTACAATTTCTATCCCTGAGCCCTATCTGCCTCTAGATGAGTACTGTCGTCGTACGGGTACAAAACTTGGTACTGCTCGCCGTCTTATTGAGTATGGCAAATTACCCATAAAACCCAAGGGCGATCAGAAAAAAGGATTGGTTGAGGTCAATATGGCTGCTCTTACCATCCAGGCGCTCAGCGGTTACGAAGTTTCGCTTGAGCCGTAA
- a CDS encoding tlde1 domain-containing protein: MVWIYHQYSGELYHNDKLVDRGYSGKGTYKNNPASESVRGKGPIPRGRYTIGGYTNSKGPMTIILEPCDCNNMYGRNLFRIHGDSREHPGEASEGCIIVGPNARREIIHSVDRDLVVE, translated from the coding sequence ATGGTTTGGATTTATCATCAATATTCAGGTGAGTTATATCATAATGATAAGTTAGTTGATCGTGGATATAGTGGTAAAGGAACATATAAAAATAATCCAGCATCAGAATCAGTACGAGGAAAGGGTCCTATCCCTAGAGGACGATATACTATAGGTGGATATACGAATAGTAAGGGGCCGATGACCATAATTTTAGAACCTTGTGATTGTAATAATATGTATGGAAGAAATCTTTTTAGGATTCACGGTGATAGTAGAGAACACCCAGGAGAAGCATCAGAAGGTTGTATCATTGTAGGACCGAATGCAAGAAGGGAAATAATCCATTCTGTAGATAGAGATTTAGTGGTGGAATAA
- a CDS encoding terminase TerL endonuclease subunit, protein MISACKQHYDYCCQILDGEEQNESLFALIYELDDENEIDDEALWIKANPNLDVSVDSAALHDTIQKARGIPSQWTEMLTKRFNIWCQGETPWMGEGAWKGCQSDYDENDLKGLECYAGLDLSSTGDITSICYTFPVDNELLLLTRHYLPEAQLQNPANKNRAVYRQWAQMGWIRTTTGDCIDYDRISDDILKDSQHFDIKLVGFDTWNATHLRTQLQGAGLDVEPFPQTYMRYSPVAKSAEVFVNRKVIRHNGDPVLSWAMSNVVMETDANANIKPNKKKSANKIDPAIAFLMSFGTWQVEHEEFAFSLSNEQQRRLDNFDGI, encoded by the coding sequence GTGATATCCGCCTGTAAACAGCATTATGATTATTGCTGTCAGATACTGGATGGCGAAGAACAAAATGAGTCCCTGTTTGCCCTGATCTACGAACTGGACGATGAGAACGAGATTGATGATGAAGCCCTCTGGATAAAGGCTAACCCGAATCTGGATGTCTCAGTAGACAGCGCCGCACTGCATGACACGATACAGAAAGCCCGTGGCATTCCCTCGCAATGGACTGAGATGCTCACCAAACGCTTTAATATCTGGTGTCAGGGTGAAACTCCGTGGATGGGTGAAGGCGCATGGAAAGGCTGCCAGTCAGACTATGACGAAAACGATCTCAAAGGCTTGGAATGCTACGCTGGGTTAGATTTATCCTCCACAGGTGATATCACCAGTATCTGTTACACGTTCCCCGTAGATAACGAACTGTTATTACTGACCCGCCATTACTTGCCGGAAGCCCAGCTACAGAACCCTGCTAATAAGAATCGGGCAGTGTATCGCCAATGGGCACAAATGGGCTGGATACGTACCACGACCGGCGATTGTATTGATTATGACCGTATCAGTGATGACATTCTCAAAGACAGCCAGCACTTTGATATCAAACTGGTGGGCTTTGACACATGGAACGCCACACACTTACGCACACAACTACAGGGTGCAGGGCTGGATGTTGAGCCGTTCCCGCAAACCTACATGCGGTATAGTCCCGTAGCTAAATCCGCCGAAGTCTTTGTTAACCGCAAAGTCATTCGTCACAATGGCGATCCGGTGCTTTCGTGGGCGATGTCCAATGTCGTGATGGAAACGGACGCGAACGCCAATATCAAACCGAACAAGAAGAAATCTGCGAATAAAATCGACCCTGCCATCGCGTTCCTGATGAGTTTTGGCACATGGCAGGTAGAGCATGAAGAGTTTGCGTTTAGTCTGAGTAATGAACAACAGCGGCGATTGGATAATTTTGATGGGATTTAA
- a CDS encoding phage major capsid protein, whose protein sequence is MKKLLELRQQKAALTEQMRTLLTKAETEKRSLTAEEAKQFDELRSQSDSLNAEIARYEALSDEERHQAKTQPTSDKLNNNGLRHYTPKMEEVSIKLFPIYAYPKTTQEIIDFSDVDILGWLTSEIADTFVDTEETDLVSGDGSKKAKGFLSYPRDTQADKVRTFGTLQKLEATKLEADSLIDLKFLLKNKYRKNAVWVMNSTTAAQVQKLKNGNGDYIWRERLQAGDPDMLLGLPVHYLEFMPDSLIGLGDFKRGYFIVDHETGTRTRPDNITEPGFYKVHSDKYLGGGLVDSNAIKVLEVKTASK, encoded by the coding sequence ATGAAAAAGCTACTCGAATTACGCCAGCAAAAGGCAGCCCTCACCGAACAAATGCGCACTCTGCTTACCAAGGCCGAAACTGAAAAACGCTCATTGACCGCAGAGGAAGCCAAACAGTTTGACGAACTGCGCAGCCAGTCCGACTCACTGAACGCCGAAATTGCCCGTTATGAGGCTCTGTCTGACGAAGAGCGCCATCAGGCGAAGACCCAGCCGACCAGTGACAAACTCAACAACAACGGGCTGCGCCACTATACGCCGAAGATGGAAGAAGTCAGCATTAAGCTGTTTCCTATCTACGCCTATCCTAAGACTACCCAAGAAATCATCGATTTTAGCGATGTAGATATTTTAGGCTGGCTAACCTCAGAAATTGCAGACACCTTTGTGGATACCGAAGAAACGGATCTTGTGAGTGGTGACGGTAGCAAGAAAGCAAAAGGCTTTCTGTCTTATCCCCGTGATACCCAAGCCGATAAGGTACGCACTTTTGGCACCCTGCAAAAGCTGGAAGCAACCAAACTGGAAGCCGATAGCCTGATTGACCTGAAATTCCTGCTCAAGAATAAATACCGTAAGAATGCGGTGTGGGTGATGAACTCCACAACGGCCGCCCAAGTGCAGAAGCTGAAAAACGGTAACGGGGATTACATCTGGCGCGAACGTCTGCAAGCCGGTGATCCCGATATGTTGCTGGGCTTGCCTGTCCATTACCTCGAATTTATGCCCGATAGCCTCATTGGTCTGGGCGACTTCAAACGCGGTTACTTCATCGTTGACCATGAAACCGGCACCCGTACCCGCCCTGACAATATCACCGAACCAGGATTTTATAAGGTGCACTCCGACAAATATTTAGGCGGTGGGCTGGTGGACTCCAACGCCATCAAGGTACTGGAAGTGAAAACAGCCAGTAAATAA
- a CDS encoding DUF5347 family protein — MNTEYQFESTEQRAFKMFFEARVNGLNHLAQLRAKHFKSANEQLAAFIAEMRDKRNEHYADNIRLLGAIFYLAHIPKERHKLELSQFTREEKNSLIKAVNLIKAAGALLPNHLALPN, encoded by the coding sequence ATGAACACGGAATATCAATTTGAGTCAACAGAACAGCGTGCTTTCAAAATGTTCTTTGAAGCGCGTGTTAATGGTTTAAATCACCTCGCTCAACTCAGGGCGAAGCATTTTAAATCTGCCAATGAGCAGTTGGCTGCCTTTATTGCTGAAATGCGTGATAAACGCAATGAGCACTACGCTGATAATATCCGCCTGTTGGGCGCTATTTTCTACCTTGCCCATATTCCTAAAGAACGGCATAAACTGGAATTAAGTCAATTTACCCGTGAAGAAAAAAATAGCCTTATAAAGGCAGTGAATTTAATTAAGGCAGCGGGTGCATTATTGCCAAATCATTTAGCGCTGCCCAATTAA
- a CDS encoding DUF3850 domain-containing protein: MNIVDDEQLADDEQLADDEQLADDEMGALIGMLSFYKDNEKKAIEHIEHVTSLISAAIEELRVYRKYKKLFVNADNTFAPAKRWVNMKTIHNLKIRGVYFDAVKRGDKKAEFRVNDREYKKGDFLGLYEIDEGGNFTDNFIIVQVTDVTLIDVDLFPYIGGEFVMLSFELSSMNCVLA; encoded by the coding sequence ATGAATATAGTAGATGATGAGCAGTTAGCTGATGATGAACAGTTAGCTGATGATGAACAGTTAGCTGATGATGAGATGGGCGCGTTAATTGGTATGCTGAGTTTTTATAAGGATAACGAAAAAAAGGCGATAGAACACATCGAACATGTGACATCGCTAATTTCTGCTGCCATTGAAGAATTACGGGTATACAGGAAATACAAGAAATTGTTTGTTAATGCTGACAATACGTTTGCCCCTGCCAAGCGATGGGTAAATATGAAAACAATACATAATTTAAAAATAAGAGGTGTTTATTTTGACGCAGTAAAAAGAGGAGATAAAAAAGCGGAATTCAGAGTCAATGACCGTGAATATAAAAAAGGCGATTTTCTTGGGTTATATGAAATTGATGAGGGTGGTAATTTCACTGACAATTTTATTATTGTCCAAGTGACAGATGTCACCCTTATTGATGTCGATTTATTTCCATATATCGGCGGCGAATTTGTCATGCTTTCGTTTGAATTATCTTCTATGAATTGCGTGCTTGCATGA
- a CDS encoding phage integrase → MTVRKLSTGEWIADFYSEDRSDGKKGKRVRKKFATKGEALAYERYELDKLNGKPWVESNTKDTRRLRDLIDIWYKAHGVTLGDGARRHTTMLWASECMGDPLATEFTAQLFSKYREQRLSGKLSRTKRVETVAPRTVNLELSYFLAVFNELKRLGEWEGDNPLENVRAFRTDESEMAFLTHEQIADLFKACEESSAKDLSLVVKIALSTGARWAEAETLQRSQITPNKITFIKTKGKRNRTVPISQDLYDEIYTKSSKKGKLFTPCYYAFRSAINRAKIELPDGQLSHVLRHTFASHFMMNGGNILVLQRILGHTDIKMTMRYSHFAPEHLDDAIKLNPLSRMVI, encoded by the coding sequence ATGACAGTAAGAAAGTTATCTACCGGAGAATGGATTGCCGATTTCTATTCAGAAGATCGTTCTGATGGCAAAAAAGGTAAGCGTGTCCGCAAAAAATTCGCTACAAAAGGTGAGGCATTAGCTTACGAACGCTATGAGTTAGATAAACTCAATGGCAAGCCGTGGGTAGAAAGTAATACCAAAGACACACGTAGATTACGTGACTTAATAGATATTTGGTATAAAGCACATGGCGTTACGTTAGGTGACGGAGCAAGGCGACACACTACGATGCTCTGGGCAAGTGAATGTATGGGTGATCCACTTGCTACCGAATTTACTGCGCAACTGTTTTCCAAATATAGAGAGCAAAGGCTTTCCGGAAAACTATCCAGAACTAAACGTGTCGAGACAGTTGCACCCCGCACGGTAAACCTTGAACTATCCTACTTTCTTGCTGTTTTTAATGAGTTAAAGAGATTAGGTGAATGGGAAGGTGATAACCCTCTTGAGAATGTCAGGGCGTTCAGAACTGATGAATCAGAAATGGCCTTTCTGACCCATGAACAAATTGCTGACTTATTCAAAGCCTGTGAAGAGAGCAGTGCTAAAGATTTATCTCTGGTAGTTAAGATAGCGCTATCAACTGGCGCAAGATGGGCTGAGGCCGAAACTTTACAACGCTCACAAATAACGCCAAATAAAATTACTTTTATTAAAACCAAAGGCAAGCGTAATCGAACCGTACCTATTAGCCAAGATTTGTATGATGAGATTTATACTAAGAGTAGTAAGAAAGGGAAACTGTTTACCCCTTGTTATTACGCATTCAGATCAGCAATAAACAGGGCTAAGATTGAATTGCCAGACGGCCAGCTATCCCACGTTTTAAGACACACTTTTGCCAGTCATTTTATGATGAACGGCGGTAACATTTTGGTACTGCAAAGAATCCTTGGGCATACTGATATAAAAATGACAATGAGGTATTCTCACTTCGCTCCTGAGCATCTTGATGATGCAATAAAGCTCAATCCACTATCACGGATGGTTATATGA
- a CDS encoding IS630 family transposase, which produces MKKTLKHPRADLQARQVFIERISDYERAGRPIVYLDESGFAQSMPRQHGYSEKGLRCFGSHDWHAKGRINVIDAILENTFVTLSLFTENINADVFYAWMTQDLLPKLPHGTVIVMDNAPFHKRNDTAQAIADSRCQLEWLPAYSPDLNPIEHKWGGAKAIRRQKRCSVDELFTEHIEYVRL; this is translated from the coding sequence ATAAAAAAAACGTTAAAACACCCTCGCGCTGATCTTCAGGCTCGTCAGGTATTTATCGAGCGCATCAGCGACTATGAGCGGGCTGGCAGGCCGATTGTGTATTTGGATGAAAGTGGTTTTGCTCAGTCGATGCCACGTCAACATGGCTATTCGGAAAAAGGGTTACGCTGTTTTGGTTCGCATGACTGGCACGCAAAAGGCCGTATCAACGTCATTGATGCCATTCTCGAAAATACCTTCGTCACCTTAAGCTTGTTTACCGAGAATATTAATGCCGATGTTTTTTATGCGTGGATGACACAAGATTTGCTGCCAAAGCTTCCACACGGCACCGTGATAGTGATGGACAATGCGCCTTTCCATAAACGGAATGACACGGCACAAGCGATAGCAGACAGCAGATGTCAACTGGAATGGCTTCCCGCTTATAGTCCGGATTTGAACCCAATAGAACACAAATGGGGCGGAGCAAAAGCGATCAGGAGGCAAAAAAGATGTTCGGTTGATGAGTTGTTTACGGAGCATATTGAATATGTCAGGTTATGA